A single window of Penaeus chinensis breed Huanghai No. 1 chromosome 9, ASM1920278v2, whole genome shotgun sequence DNA harbors:
- the LOC125028863 gene encoding lactosylceramide 4-alpha-galactosyltransferase-like isoform X3, whose translation MKSEAHSQTIAFCVPSCSCRMGNRFYTKLFIFFVVCNSIWIIYPPVVQWREALAYGKLNRTENGSPQTPLSEQRVAGAGGVRGVEWWQKHLCKSAFLEQPEDSKMMDLLMLSRDITPNASDYNVYLGETGCNPRPLYRAWCSVESFALQNPTAKVWYLITSPQVDDTDALVTNLKKRYSNLNVVGADLDKMFTGTPVEKIFKSGKWAHNTPWPANNISNLLRNVLLWLWGGMNVDTDCICVRNVTSLHNVMAYDEIGQIANNAIMHFDAQSPFTFALMSYMKKHFRVSTWHVNGPGTATAVTKQVCNATNMNDVFIKKCSAVTLLPLKNLQIVRWNQWKNFFEGEPEKFIETHKDGYIMHMYNKLSKEIPIKIGSKNVYDHISRTFCPVTYRAAKRRAFFF comes from the exons ATGAAATCTGAAGCTCATTCGCAGACAATAGCGTTTTGTGTGCCCAG TTGTTCTTGTCGGATGGGCAATCGGTTCTACACCAAGCTGTTCATTTTCTTCGTAGTTTGTAACAGTATTTGGATCATCTACCCGCCTGTGGTTCAATGGAGGGAAGCTTTGGCGT ATGGCAAGCTCAACAGAACCGAAAATGGTTCGCCTCAGACGCCCCTCTCTGAGCAGCGCGTGGCGGGCGCgggcggggtgaggggagtggagtgGTGGCAGAAACATCTATGCAAATCGGCTTTCCTCGAACAACCTGAGGATTCCAAGATGATGGATTTGCTGATGCTTTCCAG AGACATCACGCCCAATGCAAGCGATTATAACGTGTACCTCGGGGAGACAGGCTGCAACCCACGCCCACTGTACAGAGCGTGGTGTTCCGTCGAGAG CTTCGCACTTCAGAACCCGACGGCGAAAGTGTGGTATCTGATCACCTCCCCGCAAGTGGACGACACCGACGCTCTCGTCACCAACCTCAAAAAGCGTTACAGCAACCTGAACGTCGTGGGGGCCGATCTCGACAAGATGTTCACCGGAACGCCCGTCGAGAAAATATTCAAGTCGGGCAAGTGGGCGCACAACACGC CCTGGCCGGCGAACAATATCTCCAACCTCCTGAGGAATGTTCTGCTGTGGCTGTGGGGCGGGATGAACGTCGACACCGACTGCATCTGCGTCAGGAACGTCACGAGCCTGCATAACGTTATGGCCTACGATGAGATCGGGCAAATCGCCAACAACGCCATCATGCATTTCGACGCGCAAAGCCCATTCACGTTCGCGTTGATGTCGTATATGAAGAAACATTTCCGA GTGTCAACGTGGCATGTGAACGGGCCGGGTACAGCCACGGCCGTTACGAAGCAAGTCTGCAATGCCACGAACATGAATGACGTCTTCATAAAAAAATGCAGTGCCGTGACCCTCCTTCCGTTAAAGAATTTGCAGATAGTTCGGTGGAACCAATGGAAAAACTTCTTCGAGGGCGAACCAGAAAAATTTATAGAG acacacaaagacggctatattatgcatatgtacaacAAACTCAGCAAGGAAATACCTATTAAAATAGGTTCAAAAAACGTCTATGATCACATTTCTAGAACCTTTTGTCCTGTCACTTATAGAGCTGCCAAACGTAGAGCATTTTTCTTCTAG
- the LOC125028863 gene encoding lactosylceramide 4-alpha-galactosyltransferase-like isoform X1: MLEGVKLDRLNISCIGLNYFGNKYWASRSNQVPADAEFQKDRDNLKDTLTISTSEENIDYPQCLFSKSALFCRMSRFIVIPRCPEDATSVVRGLRHYLSLLQSTSDPKDPWSGPHHGAVGLICVSPLSLVDTTWLRKQHCSVLLRKRPCCWHCCSCRMGNRFYTKLFIFFVVCNSIWIIYPPVVQWREALAYGKLNRTENGSPQTPLSEQRVAGAGGVRGVEWWQKHLCKSAFLEQPEDSKMMDLLMLSRDITPNASDYNVYLGETGCNPRPLYRAWCSVESFALQNPTAKVWYLITSPQVDDTDALVTNLKKRYSNLNVVGADLDKMFTGTPVEKIFKSGKWAHNTPWPANNISNLLRNVLLWLWGGMNVDTDCICVRNVTSLHNVMAYDEIGQIANNAIMHFDAQSPFTFALMSYMKKHFRVSTWHVNGPGTATAVTKQVCNATNMNDVFIKKCSAVTLLPLKNLQIVRWNQWKNFFEGEPEKFIETHKDGYIMHMYNKLSKEIPIKIGSKNVYDHISRTFCPVTYRAAKRRAFFF; encoded by the exons ATGCTTGAAGGAGTAAAACTCGATCGCTTAAATATATCATGTATTGGTTTAAACTATTTTGGTAACAAGTATTGGGCATCACGGAGCAATCAAGTGCCTGCAGATGCTGAATTTCAGAAGGACAGAGATAACCTCAAAGATACCCTTACAATTAGTACTTCCGAGGAAAACATTGATTACCCTCAGTGCTTGTTCAGCAAATCAGCCCTGTTTTGCAGGATGAGCCGTTTCATCGTCATACCACGTTGTCCTGAAGACGCAACCAGTGTAGTGCGAGGTCTGAGACATTACTTAAGTCTGCTTCAAAGCACTTCGGACCCAAAAGACCCATGGTCTGGACCTCACCACGGGGCTGTTGGGCTTATCTGTGTTTCCCCTTTATCTCTGGTGGACACAACTTGGTTACGCAAACAGCACTGTTCTGTGCTGTTGAGGAAACGCCCCTGTTGTTGGCACTG TTGTTCTTGTCGGATGGGCAATCGGTTCTACACCAAGCTGTTCATTTTCTTCGTAGTTTGTAACAGTATTTGGATCATCTACCCGCCTGTGGTTCAATGGAGGGAAGCTTTGGCGT ATGGCAAGCTCAACAGAACCGAAAATGGTTCGCCTCAGACGCCCCTCTCTGAGCAGCGCGTGGCGGGCGCgggcggggtgaggggagtggagtgGTGGCAGAAACATCTATGCAAATCGGCTTTCCTCGAACAACCTGAGGATTCCAAGATGATGGATTTGCTGATGCTTTCCAG AGACATCACGCCCAATGCAAGCGATTATAACGTGTACCTCGGGGAGACAGGCTGCAACCCACGCCCACTGTACAGAGCGTGGTGTTCCGTCGAGAG CTTCGCACTTCAGAACCCGACGGCGAAAGTGTGGTATCTGATCACCTCCCCGCAAGTGGACGACACCGACGCTCTCGTCACCAACCTCAAAAAGCGTTACAGCAACCTGAACGTCGTGGGGGCCGATCTCGACAAGATGTTCACCGGAACGCCCGTCGAGAAAATATTCAAGTCGGGCAAGTGGGCGCACAACACGC CCTGGCCGGCGAACAATATCTCCAACCTCCTGAGGAATGTTCTGCTGTGGCTGTGGGGCGGGATGAACGTCGACACCGACTGCATCTGCGTCAGGAACGTCACGAGCCTGCATAACGTTATGGCCTACGATGAGATCGGGCAAATCGCCAACAACGCCATCATGCATTTCGACGCGCAAAGCCCATTCACGTTCGCGTTGATGTCGTATATGAAGAAACATTTCCGA GTGTCAACGTGGCATGTGAACGGGCCGGGTACAGCCACGGCCGTTACGAAGCAAGTCTGCAATGCCACGAACATGAATGACGTCTTCATAAAAAAATGCAGTGCCGTGACCCTCCTTCCGTTAAAGAATTTGCAGATAGTTCGGTGGAACCAATGGAAAAACTTCTTCGAGGGCGAACCAGAAAAATTTATAGAG acacacaaagacggctatattatgcatatgtacaacAAACTCAGCAAGGAAATACCTATTAAAATAGGTTCAAAAAACGTCTATGATCACATTTCTAGAACCTTTTGTCCTGTCACTTATAGAGCTGCCAAACGTAGAGCATTTTTCTTCTAG
- the LOC125028863 gene encoding uncharacterized protein LOC125028863 isoform X2, which translates to MLEGVKLDRLNISCIGLNYFGNKYWASRSNQVPADAEFQKDRDNLKDTLTISTSEENIDYPQCLFSKSALFCRMSRFIVIPRCPEDATSVVRGLRHYLSLLQSTSDPKDPWSGPHHGAVGLICVSPLSLVDTTWLRKQHCSVLLRKRPCCWHCCSCRMGNRFYTKLFIFFVVCNSIWIIYPPVVQWREALAYGKLNRTENGSPQTPLSEQRVAGAGGVRGVEWWQKHLCKSAFLEQPEDSKMMDLLMLSRDITPNASDYNVYLGETGCNPRPLYRAWCSVESFALQNPTAKVWYLITSPQVDDTDALVTNLKKRYSNLNVVGADLDKMFTGTPVEKIFKSGKWAHNTPWPANNISNLLRNVLLWLWGGMNVDTDCICVRNVTSLHNVMAYDEIGQIANNAIMHFDAQSPFTFALMSYMKKHFRVSTWHVNGPGTATAVTKQVCNATNMNDVFIKKCSAVTLLPLKNLQIVRWNQWKNFFEGEPEKFIEVYTQRRLYYAYVQQTQQGNTY; encoded by the exons ATGCTTGAAGGAGTAAAACTCGATCGCTTAAATATATCATGTATTGGTTTAAACTATTTTGGTAACAAGTATTGGGCATCACGGAGCAATCAAGTGCCTGCAGATGCTGAATTTCAGAAGGACAGAGATAACCTCAAAGATACCCTTACAATTAGTACTTCCGAGGAAAACATTGATTACCCTCAGTGCTTGTTCAGCAAATCAGCCCTGTTTTGCAGGATGAGCCGTTTCATCGTCATACCACGTTGTCCTGAAGACGCAACCAGTGTAGTGCGAGGTCTGAGACATTACTTAAGTCTGCTTCAAAGCACTTCGGACCCAAAAGACCCATGGTCTGGACCTCACCACGGGGCTGTTGGGCTTATCTGTGTTTCCCCTTTATCTCTGGTGGACACAACTTGGTTACGCAAACAGCACTGTTCTGTGCTGTTGAGGAAACGCCCCTGTTGTTGGCACTG TTGTTCTTGTCGGATGGGCAATCGGTTCTACACCAAGCTGTTCATTTTCTTCGTAGTTTGTAACAGTATTTGGATCATCTACCCGCCTGTGGTTCAATGGAGGGAAGCTTTGGCGT ATGGCAAGCTCAACAGAACCGAAAATGGTTCGCCTCAGACGCCCCTCTCTGAGCAGCGCGTGGCGGGCGCgggcggggtgaggggagtggagtgGTGGCAGAAACATCTATGCAAATCGGCTTTCCTCGAACAACCTGAGGATTCCAAGATGATGGATTTGCTGATGCTTTCCAG AGACATCACGCCCAATGCAAGCGATTATAACGTGTACCTCGGGGAGACAGGCTGCAACCCACGCCCACTGTACAGAGCGTGGTGTTCCGTCGAGAG CTTCGCACTTCAGAACCCGACGGCGAAAGTGTGGTATCTGATCACCTCCCCGCAAGTGGACGACACCGACGCTCTCGTCACCAACCTCAAAAAGCGTTACAGCAACCTGAACGTCGTGGGGGCCGATCTCGACAAGATGTTCACCGGAACGCCCGTCGAGAAAATATTCAAGTCGGGCAAGTGGGCGCACAACACGC CCTGGCCGGCGAACAATATCTCCAACCTCCTGAGGAATGTTCTGCTGTGGCTGTGGGGCGGGATGAACGTCGACACCGACTGCATCTGCGTCAGGAACGTCACGAGCCTGCATAACGTTATGGCCTACGATGAGATCGGGCAAATCGCCAACAACGCCATCATGCATTTCGACGCGCAAAGCCCATTCACGTTCGCGTTGATGTCGTATATGAAGAAACATTTCCGA GTGTCAACGTGGCATGTGAACGGGCCGGGTACAGCCACGGCCGTTACGAAGCAAGTCTGCAATGCCACGAACATGAATGACGTCTTCATAAAAAAATGCAGTGCCGTGACCCTCCTTCCGTTAAAGAATTTGCAGATAGTTCGGTGGAACCAATGGAAAAACTTCTTCGAGGGCGAACCAGAAAAATTTATAGAGGttt acacacaaagacggctatattatgcatatgtacaacAAACTCAGCAAGGAAATACCTATTAA
- the LOC125028863 gene encoding lactosylceramide 4-alpha-galactosyltransferase-like isoform X4, which produces MGNRFYTKLFIFFVVCNSIWIIYPPVVQWREALAYGKLNRTENGSPQTPLSEQRVAGAGGVRGVEWWQKHLCKSAFLEQPEDSKMMDLLMLSRDITPNASDYNVYLGETGCNPRPLYRAWCSVESFALQNPTAKVWYLITSPQVDDTDALVTNLKKRYSNLNVVGADLDKMFTGTPVEKIFKSGKWAHNTPWPANNISNLLRNVLLWLWGGMNVDTDCICVRNVTSLHNVMAYDEIGQIANNAIMHFDAQSPFTFALMSYMKKHFRVSTWHVNGPGTATAVTKQVCNATNMNDVFIKKCSAVTLLPLKNLQIVRWNQWKNFFEGEPEKFIETHKDGYIMHMYNKLSKEIPIKIGSKNVYDHISRTFCPVTYRAAKRRAFFF; this is translated from the exons ATGGGCAATCGGTTCTACACCAAGCTGTTCATTTTCTTCGTAGTTTGTAACAGTATTTGGATCATCTACCCGCCTGTGGTTCAATGGAGGGAAGCTTTGGCGT ATGGCAAGCTCAACAGAACCGAAAATGGTTCGCCTCAGACGCCCCTCTCTGAGCAGCGCGTGGCGGGCGCgggcggggtgaggggagtggagtgGTGGCAGAAACATCTATGCAAATCGGCTTTCCTCGAACAACCTGAGGATTCCAAGATGATGGATTTGCTGATGCTTTCCAG AGACATCACGCCCAATGCAAGCGATTATAACGTGTACCTCGGGGAGACAGGCTGCAACCCACGCCCACTGTACAGAGCGTGGTGTTCCGTCGAGAG CTTCGCACTTCAGAACCCGACGGCGAAAGTGTGGTATCTGATCACCTCCCCGCAAGTGGACGACACCGACGCTCTCGTCACCAACCTCAAAAAGCGTTACAGCAACCTGAACGTCGTGGGGGCCGATCTCGACAAGATGTTCACCGGAACGCCCGTCGAGAAAATATTCAAGTCGGGCAAGTGGGCGCACAACACGC CCTGGCCGGCGAACAATATCTCCAACCTCCTGAGGAATGTTCTGCTGTGGCTGTGGGGCGGGATGAACGTCGACACCGACTGCATCTGCGTCAGGAACGTCACGAGCCTGCATAACGTTATGGCCTACGATGAGATCGGGCAAATCGCCAACAACGCCATCATGCATTTCGACGCGCAAAGCCCATTCACGTTCGCGTTGATGTCGTATATGAAGAAACATTTCCGA GTGTCAACGTGGCATGTGAACGGGCCGGGTACAGCCACGGCCGTTACGAAGCAAGTCTGCAATGCCACGAACATGAATGACGTCTTCATAAAAAAATGCAGTGCCGTGACCCTCCTTCCGTTAAAGAATTTGCAGATAGTTCGGTGGAACCAATGGAAAAACTTCTTCGAGGGCGAACCAGAAAAATTTATAGAG acacacaaagacggctatattatgcatatgtacaacAAACTCAGCAAGGAAATACCTATTAAAATAGGTTCAAAAAACGTCTATGATCACATTTCTAGAACCTTTTGTCCTGTCACTTATAGAGCTGCCAAACGTAGAGCATTTTTCTTCTAG
- the LOC125029140 gene encoding uncharacterized protein LOC125029140 gives MTRQKCTIFSLVLSIGSIILYSMVYGDQVTRSRIEIKLDTSKEVTEKYPKENTQTLESWQKELCKANVNDVPEESETLTLPMLARDITPNASDYNVYLAETSCNPRPLYRAWCSVESFANQNPTAKIWYVVTAPHVDDTDRLVTLLKKKYKNLDVVGADLNTMFTGTPLEKLFKSGTWAHNTPWPANNLSNLLRNILLWLWGGMNADTDCICVRKVTQLYNAIAYDEKDKVANNAIMHFEARHRFILETMEYLKQHFQASSWIIWPKEFFPRGHVLPGNVCNTRNSSAPSSDPSRWPSGTSTGQGRHRSSPRRSAEPKT, from the exons ATGACACGCCAAAAATGCACTATTTTCTCCCTCGTGCTTTCCATTGGCTCCATCATCCTGTACAGTATGGTGTATGGGGACCAAGTTACGAGGTCACGAATTG aGATCAAGCTTGACACTTCCAAAGAAGTCACAGAAAAATACCCGAAAGAGAACACACAGACGTTGGAAAGCTGGCAGAAAGAACTGTGCAAAGCCAATGTCAATGATGTACCTGAGGAATCGGAGACACTGACCCTGCCGATGCTTGCCAG GGACATCACGCCCAATGCAAGCGATTATAACGTGTACCTCGCGGAGACAAGCTGTAACCCTCGCCCACTGTACAGAGCGTGGTGTTCCGTGGAGAG TTTCGCCAACCAGAACCCAACAGCGAAGATCTGGTACGTGGTCACCGCTCCGCACGTAGACGACACAGACAGGCTCGTCACGTTACTCAAGAAGAAGTACAAAAATTTAGATGTCGTTGGCGCCGATCTCAACACGATGTTCACCGGGACCCCCCTTGAGAAATTATTTAAGTCGGGGACCTGGGCCCACAACACGC CTTGGCCGGCGAACAACCTCTCCAACCTGCTGCGGAACATCCTGCTGTGGCTGTGGGGCGGGATGAACGCCGACACCGACTGCATCTGCGTCAGGAAGGTCACGCAGCTGTACAACGCGATCGCTTACGACGAAAAGGACAAGGTCGCCAACAACGCCATCATGCACTTCGAAGCCCGCCATCGGTTCATTCTCGAAACCATGGAGTACCTGAAACAACATTTCCAGGCGAGTTCATGGATTATATGGCCTAAGGAATTTTTTCCGCGGGGACATGTATTGCCAGGAAATGTATGTAACACTAGAAATAGCAGCGCTCCCTCCTCTGATCCTTCCAGGTGGCCAAGTGGCACGTCAACGGGCCAGGGGCGGCATCGCTCATCGCCAAGAAGGTCTGCGGAACCAAAAACCTGA